The Mus caroli chromosome 1, CAROLI_EIJ_v1.1, whole genome shotgun sequence genome has a window encoding:
- the B3galt2 gene encoding beta-1,3-galactosyltransferase 2 gives MLQWRRRHCCFAKMTWNTKRSLFRTHLMGILSLVFLFAMFLFFNHHDWLPGRPGFKENPVTYTFRGFRSTKSETNHSSLRNIWKEVAPQTLRPQTASNSNNTELSPQGVTGLENTLSANGSIYNEKGTGHPNSYHFKYIINEPGKCQEKSPFLILLIAAEPGQIEARRAIRQTWGNETLAPGIQITRVFLLGISIKLNGYLQHAIQEESRQYHDIIQQEYLDTYYNLTIKTLMGMNWVATYCPHTPYVMKTDSDMFVNTEYLIHKLLKPDLPPRHNYFTGYLMRGYAPNRNKDSKWYMPPDLYPSERYPVFCSGTGYVFSGDLAEKIFKVSLGIRRLHLEDVYVGICLAKLRVDPVPPPNEFVFNHWRVSYSSCKYSHLITSHQFQPSELIKYWNHLQQNKHNACANAAKEKAGRYRHRKLH, from the coding sequence ATGCTTCAGTGGAGAAGACGACACTGTTGCTTTGCAAAAATGACCTGGAATACTAAGAGGTCTCTGTTCCGGACTCACCTTATGGGTATACTTTCTCTAGTGTTTCTTTttgctatgtttttgtttttcaatcatCATGACTGGTTACCAGGTAGACCAGGATTTAAAGAAAATCCTGTGACATACACTTTCCGAGGATTTCGTTCTACAAAAAGTGAGACAAACCATAGCTCCCTTCGGAACATCTGGAAAGAAGTAGCTCCTCAGACTTTGAGGCCTCAAACAGCAAGTAACTCCAATAACACAGAGCTATCACCACAAGGAGTTACAGGACTAGAGAACACTCTCAGTGCCAATGGAAGCATTTATAATGAAAAAGGTACTGGACATCCAAACTCTTACcatttcaaatatattatcaATGAGCCTGGAAAATGTCAAGAGAAAAGTCCATTTTTAATACTATTAATAGCTGCAGAACCTGGACAAATCGAAGCAAGAAGAGCTATACGGCAAACTTGGGGCAATGAAACTTTAGCACCTGGCATCCAAATTACACGGGTTTTTTTGTTGGGCATAAGTATTAAGCTAAATGGCTATCTTCAACATGCAATTCAAGAAGAAAGCAGACAGTATCATGATATAATTCAGCAGGAATACTTAGATACATACTATAATCTGACCATTAAAACACTAATGGGTATGAACTGGGTTGCAACATACTGTCCACATACTCCCTATGTTATGAAAACGGACAGTGACATGTTTGTCAACACAGAATATTTAATACACAAGTTACTAAAGCCAGACCTGCCTCCTAGACATAACTATTTTACTGGCTATCTAATGAGAGGATATGCACcgaacagaaacaaagacagtaaGTGGTACATGCCACCAGACCTTTACCCAAGTGAGCGCTATCCTGTCTTCTGCTCAGGAACTGGTTATGTGTTTTCTGGGGATCTGGCAGAGAAGATATTTAAGGTTTCTTTAGGTATCCGTCGTTTGCACTTGGAAGATGTATATGTAGGGATCTGTCTTGCCAAGTTGAGAGTTGATCCTGTGCCCCCTCCCAATGAGTTCGTGTTCAATCACTGGCGAGTTTCTTATTCAAGCTGTAAATACAGCCACCTAATTACCTCTCATCAGTTCCAGCCTAGTGAACTGATAAAATACTGGAACCATTTACAACAAAATAAGCACAATGCCTGTGCCAATGCAGcaaaggaaaaggcaggcaggtaTCGACACCGCAAACTACACTAG